The following proteins are encoded in a genomic region of Schistocerca serialis cubense isolate TAMUIC-IGC-003099 chromosome 9, iqSchSeri2.2, whole genome shotgun sequence:
- the LOC126419255 gene encoding malate dehydrogenase, mitochondrial → MFSRVVRPQTVSVLQNGVRSISTSSQRHTKVAVLGASGGIGQPLSLLMKQSPLVSELSLYDIVNTPGVAADLSHIETPAKVKGYDGSNQLKDALKGCEVVIIPAGVPRKPGMTRDDLFNTNASIVRDLAQACAEVCPKAIIGIISNPVNSTVPIASEVLQKAGVYDPNRVFGVSTLDVVRANTFIAEAKGLDPTKVNIPVVGGHSGVTIIPLISQATPSVDFPKDQLKALTERIQEAGTEVVKAKAGAGSATLSMAYAGARFAFAVIRALKGEQNIVECAYVRSNVTEAKYFATPLLLGPGGIQKNLGLGKLSDFESELLKAAIPELKKNIQKGEDFVNKK, encoded by the exons ATGTTTTCTCGCGTAGTGAGACCCCAGACCGTGTCAGTTTTGCAAAATGGTGTTAGAAGTATATCCACATCGTCGCAG agACATACTAAAGTGGCTGTCCTAGGAGCAAGTGGAGGAATTGGCCAGCCTCtgtcattattaatgaaacagtcTCCACTCGTATCAGAATTATCTCTCTACGATATTGTAAACACTCCAGGAGTTGCAGCCGACCTAAGTCACATTGAAACGCCAGCTAAAGTAAAGGGCTATGATGGTTCCAATCAGCTGAAG GATGCTCTGAAAGGTTGCGAGGTGGTGATCATCCCAGCTGGTGTACCAAGGAAACCCGGAATGACAAGAGATGACCTCTTCAACACAAATGCATCAATTGTGAGAGACCTTGCCCAGGCATGTGCTGAAGTGTGTCCAAAAGCTATTATTGGCATCATTTCAAACCCT GTAAACAGCACTGTACCTATTGCTTCAGAAGTTCTACAAAAAGCGGGAGTATACGATCCCAACAGGGTGTTTGGAGTTTCAACTTTAGATGTTGTACGAGCAAACACCTTTATTGCAGAAGCCAAG GGTCTGGACCCGACAAAGGTGAATATCCCGGTGGTGGGAGGTCACTCTGGAGTCACTATCATTCCTCTTATCTCTCAGGCAACTCCCAGTGTGGACTTCCCAAAGGATCAACTCAAAGCTCTTACTGAAAGAATACAG GAGGCTGGCACAGAAGTGGTGAAAGCAAAAGCTGGTGCTGGTTCAGCAACACTTTCAATGGCATATGCAGGTGCTCGCTTCGCATTTGCAGTGATCAGAGCCCTCAAGGGAGAACAAAATATTGTTGAATGTGCCTATGTCCGATCAAATGTTACAGAGGCAAAATACTTTGCAACACCTTTACTTCTTGGG cCTGGTGGTATACAGAAGAACCTTGGCCTTGGGAAGCTGTCTGACTTTGAGAGTGAGCTGCTAAAGGCAGCAATACCAGAACTAAAGAAGAACATACAGAAGGGAGAAGATTTTGTAAACAAGAAGTAA